The Bacillus sp. F19 DNA segment CATTACTGTTCCTGATCATGAAGTTTTTGTTATGGGAGATAACCGCACCAACAGTATGGATTCAAGAAACGGTCTTGGCAGCATCGCGAAAGATCGCATTGCAGGCAGGGCAGAATTTGTGTTCTTTCCATTTGAAAAGATAAGAAAAACAAAATAATCTAGAGATGTAACGAAATGGAAAACACTCTCGTCTAATCGTTTATATAAAAGGGGAGTGTGTTGATCATGAAAAAGTCTGGAACTATTATCGTTATCCTATTACTTACATTTTTTAGTGCAGCTTGCAGCAATTCAGAAAGCAAGTCAGATAAAAGTGCGGACAGCTCAGGCGGAGAATCAGCCAAAGAAATAGCAGACTCTGATATGACAATGAACTCAGAAGGTGAGCACGCTGACAAAGCAGAAATTTTTTCACCTGAAAACAAAGCTGTACCGTCTGCACCTGATAACCGCAAAGTTATTTACACAGCTGATCTGTATATTCGAGTGAAAAACTTTAATCAGGCTGTATCAGCTTTTCAAGATACGATTGCCTCACTAGGCGGGTATGTCATTGAATCAAATACATATTCAAGTGAGGATGAAATGCCAAAAGAGGGGTCATTAACAGTCAAAGTCCCTGAGGATAAATTCCAGAGCTTCTTAAAAACCGTTGAAAAAGGAAGCGTAAAAGTGAATCAGCAAACAGTCACAGGCCAGGATGTTACAGAGGAATACGTCGATCTTGAATCAAGGCTGAAAGCAAAAAAGGCCGTTGAAGAAAGACTTTTAAGCTTTATGAAAGATGCTCAAAAAACAGAGGATCTGCTGAAAATCTCCTCGGATTTAAGTGCAGTACAAGAGGAGATGGAACAGATAACAGGCAGAATCAATTACTTGAAAAACCAAACTTCTTTCGCAACGATCACGATGCAGATTTCTGAGGATAAGATTTCTGTGCCCGGACTTGAAAACGAAGAATTGAATACGTGGGAGAAAACGAAAAAACAGTTCATGGAAAGCCTGAACTCTCTGCTTGCGGCAGGTTCTGCCCTGATTGTCTTCACAGCAGGAAATATTCCTGTGCTGCTCGTCCTATTTTTAATCTGTTCTGCAGTGTGGCTTGGAATTAAGAAATACAGGAATAAAGGCAATTCAGCGCCTCCAACTGATATGGGAGAATAACCCCTGGCTTTCTTTTTTCCATGATTGGGAAAAAGAGATAAAGGCGGGATGTAGAGCTGATTGCTTACTTGTGAAGTAAGCGCCGCAATGAATCATTTAAGAAATGCGCTTCACTCAATGGAGCATGCGGAAAATTGCTCGGCAAATCGGTGAAATTTAAGGATGATGTGGAGTTTACCACAAGCCAGGTGAAAAGAAGATTCATTTCAGATCAGCATCACGGACCGGATATTATGATTTTGGCGTCAATCGTAAGCGCATGGAAGGAATAAGAGAACGATTTACTAAAGAAACGCGCAGATTAAGAAAAGCAGACATCCGATGAGGAATGTCTGCTTTTTTTAAGTAATAGGAAAGTTTGCGCACTTGGCGGCAAGCTCCATCGCCTAGCTCCTCGGTCAGACGGCTCCGCCAAAATAGTCAAACCCGGACTTTTCAGTCGGATCCTTAACTGCATTTCGGAGCTGAACAAGGCGTTTGCGCTATTCTATGTGTATATTAATGTCAGAACAAGCATCGTGACAATTACTGCACCGATAATTCCGAGTATTGATTTTAGAAAGGATACCTTAGCATCTATTTTTCCATATCGGGTTAAGATTTTTTTGCTGAAGTAGTGGACGATGAGATAAATGACGAGCAGGCCGATGAAAAAAGTGACATTGCTCGTCTGAAACCCTGTAAAAGCAAGGAACAATCCGGTAAATAGAATATAAAGAGAGTATTCTAGGAGTGTAAGTAATTTCATATGGGATAACCTCCGGGATGTAATACACATTATCCTACCATAAAAAAGTACCCTTCAAAACGTTTTGAATGTGAACATTAGATGGACTTTGCGGAAATGCCCGGAATATTTTTGCGGCAAATCTGCAATTATTATTTTTTTTCGCCAGTTCGTGTTATAATTTTGTAGATTATGTATAGATGGAGGACTAATTTTAATGATTACAGTAAGCAATGTGGGATTGCGTTATGGTGACCGCAAACTTTTTGAAGATGTTAACATAAAATTCACCCCTGGCAACTGCTATGGTTTAATTGGAGCAAATGGTGCAGGGAAATCTACTTTTATTAAGATTCTCTCAGGCGAGATTGAAGCACAGACAGGAAACGTGAGCTTAGGACCTGGCGAACGTCTGGCTGTTCTTAAACAAAATCACTTTGAATATGAAGACTATGAAGTGATGAAGGTTGTCATAATGGGCCATGCCCGTCTTTATGAAGTGATGCAGGAGAAGGATGCCATTTATATGAAAGCTGATTTCTCAGATGAAGACGGCATGCGTGCAGCCGAACTTGAAGGCGAATTTGCAGAACTTAACGGGTGGGAAGCTGAGAGTGAAGCTGCGATTCTATTAAAAGGACTTGGCATTACTGAAGAGCTTCATTCGAAAAAAATGGCTGACTTAACAGGCGGAGACAAAGTGAAAGTATTACTTGCTCAAGCATTGTTTGGCAAGCCTGACGTTCTTCTTCTTGATGAGCCTACGAACCACTTGGACATCAAAGCGATTCAATGGCTGGAAGAATTCCTGATCAACTTTGAAAATACTGTTATTGTTGTATCCCATGACCGTCACTTCCTTAATAAAGTATGTACGCATATTGCAGACCTTGATTATGGGAAAATTCAGGTTTATGTCGGAAACTATGATTTCTGGTATGAATCAAGTCAGCTTGCGAGCCGCATGGCTTCTGATGCAAACAAGAAAAAAGAAGAGAAAATCAAAGAGCTTCAAGCGTTTATCGCGCGATTCAGTGCAAATGCATCGAAATCAAAGCAGGCAACATCAAGAAAGAAATTGCTTGATAAAATTTCTCTTGATGATATCAGACCATCTTCACGCCGCTATCCTTGGGTCGGCTTTACACCTGAGCGTGAAATCGGCAATGATGTTCTGCGCGTTGACGGCATTTCAAAAACAATTGACGGAGTAAAAGTACTTGATAATGTAAGCTTTATTATGAATAAAGAAGATAAAATCTCTCTAGTCGGCCGTGATGAAATCGCGATTACAACTCTATTTAAAATTTTGATGGGTGAAATGGAAGCAGACAGCGGAACATTCAAATGGGGAGTGACAACTTCTCAAGCGTATTTTCCTAAAGACAACAGTGAATTTTTCGAAGGCGTAGAATCAAACCTTGTAGACTGGCTTCGCCAATACTCGCCGAACGACCAAAGCGAAAGCTTCCTTCGCGGTTTCCTTGGAAGAATGCTCTTCTCAGGCGAAGAAGTTCTCAAAAAAGCAAGCGTCTTATCGGGAGGAGAAAAAGTCCGCTGCATGCTGTCTAAAATGATGCTCAGCAGCTCAAATATTCTGCTTTTAGATGAGCCTACGAACCATTTAGACTTAGAATCAATTACTGCACTTAACA contains these protein-coding regions:
- a CDS encoding DUF1499 domain-containing protein, translating into MHFRSASRTGYYDFGVNRKRMEGIRERFTKETRRLRKADIR
- a CDS encoding DUF4349 domain-containing protein, with translation MKKSGTIIVILLLTFFSAACSNSESKSDKSADSSGGESAKEIADSDMTMNSEGEHADKAEIFSPENKAVPSAPDNRKVIYTADLYIRVKNFNQAVSAFQDTIASLGGYVIESNTYSSEDEMPKEGSLTVKVPEDKFQSFLKTVEKGSVKVNQQTVTGQDVTEEYVDLESRLKAKKAVEERLLSFMKDAQKTEDLLKISSDLSAVQEEMEQITGRINYLKNQTSFATITMQISEDKISVPGLENEELNTWEKTKKQFMESLNSLLAAGSALIVFTAGNIPVLLVLFLICSAVWLGIKKYRNKGNSAPPTDMGE
- a CDS encoding ATP-binding cassette domain-containing protein codes for the protein MITVSNVGLRYGDRKLFEDVNIKFTPGNCYGLIGANGAGKSTFIKILSGEIEAQTGNVSLGPGERLAVLKQNHFEYEDYEVMKVVIMGHARLYEVMQEKDAIYMKADFSDEDGMRAAELEGEFAELNGWEAESEAAILLKGLGITEELHSKKMADLTGGDKVKVLLAQALFGKPDVLLLDEPTNHLDIKAIQWLEEFLINFENTVIVVSHDRHFLNKVCTHIADLDYGKIQVYVGNYDFWYESSQLASRMASDANKKKEEKIKELQAFIARFSANASKSKQATSRKKLLDKISLDDIRPSSRRYPWVGFTPEREIGNDVLRVDGISKTIDGVKVLDNVSFIMNKEDKISLVGRDEIAITTLFKILMGEMEADSGTFKWGVTTSQAYFPKDNSEFFEGVESNLVDWLRQYSPNDQSESFLRGFLGRMLFSGEEVLKKASVLSGGEKVRCMLSKMMLSSSNILLLDEPTNHLDLESITALNNGLIAFKGAMIFTSHDHQFVQTIANRIIELTPKGVIDKQMSYDEYLENEDVQKQIQTMYA